From one Lolium rigidum isolate FL_2022 chromosome 4, APGP_CSIRO_Lrig_0.1, whole genome shotgun sequence genomic stretch:
- the LOC124648491 gene encoding putative E3 ubiquitin-protein ligase RING1a, with amino-acid sequence MPAQKRPHPSSAGAAPVQPHVQDQATGVAGCGAEPNGNGNAVGTPNGAAPELAKEARRERERDDGDSDAGEEQEQDQRDDEEGGGGGNDDQDRDDDDDSQSSQSDGADMDEFILVKLMDIRKEVQCPICLGIIRKTRTVMECLHRFCRDCIDKSMRLGNNECPACRTHCKSRRSLRDDPNFDALILALYPDIDKYEEEELAFGEEEKTRNKKIQESIAETYRRQSEALVKKRSTAKAIATSRKTRGNMRTKRRGRNSSPDIAPTDIDEEEEREENGNEGSKESSSVDDRSPEVKVKRARRWPVPRSSPAKIAGSVESSYEENDDMGGARDILATSPLRGEMLAWGKNGTRSQTRHGSAGGSSGRMVKGGRVAKLVDHLRNADEFDSKLNLYLVLAPIDGQSMPKLEKPYLSCQPTFSVRHLCQFVALQLSRQAKEVEIYFRKNSRDGSFAIEETGTDEAMLDRFDGLERLKEEKSLSELYPSFASGAGDLELLYSLKTQG; translated from the exons ATGCCCGCGCAGAAGCGCCCGCACCCGTCCTCCGCTGGCGCCGCCCCGGTCCAACCCCACGTCCAGGACCAAGCTACAGGGGTGGCCGGCTGCGGCGCGGAACCCAACGGCAACGGCAACGCCGTGGGGACGCCCAACGGAGCCGCTCCCGAGCTGGCCAAGGAGGCGCGCCGCGAGCGCGAGCGCGACGACGGCG ATTCCGATGCgggggaggagcaggagcaggaccaGCGGGACgacgaggaaggcggcggcggcgggaacgACGACCAAgaccgcgacgacgacgacgacagccagtCGTCGCAGAGCGACGGCGCCGACATGGACGA GTTCATACTAGTGAAATTAATGGATATACGGAAGGAAGTGCAGTGCCCTATATGCTTAG GCATTATCCGCAAAACAAGAACGGTTATGGAGTGTTTGCACCGGTTTTGTAGGGATTGCATTGATAAATCCATGCGGCTTGG AAATAATGAATGCCCGGCATGCCGCACTCATTGCAAGAGCAGACGTTCCTTGAGGGATGATCCTAACTTTGACGCTTTAATTTTAGCTTTATATCCAGATATTGACAAGTACGAGGAAGAG GAACTTGCTTTTGGTGAGGAGGAGAAGACTCGCAACAAAAAG ATTCAAGAATCCATTGCTGAAACATACCGAAGACAGTCAGAAGCACTTGTGAAGAAACGCTCCACTGCAAAAGCAATAGCTACATCAAGAAAGACTCGGGGGAATATGCGGACAAAGAGGAGAGGACGGAATAGTTCTCCTGATATTGCCCCGACTGAcattgatgaggaggaggagagagaagaaaatgGCAATGAGGGCAGCAAAGAATCGTCTTCTGTTGATGACCGTTCACCAGAAGTAAAGGTTAAAAGAGCTCGGAGATGGCCTGTGCCACGATCATCCCCTGCTAAGATTGCTGGCAGTGTCGAGAGTAGCTACGAGGAGAATGATGATATGGGAGGTGCCAGAGATATCTTGGCTACTTCTCCGCTGCGTGGAGAGATGCTTGCCTGGGGCAAAAATGGCACCCGCAGTCAAACTCGACATGGCAGTGCCGGTGGCTCCAGTGGAAGGATGGTCAAGGGTGGGCGTGTTGCCAAGTTGGTGGATCATCTCCGTAATGCTGATGAGTTTGATAGTAAG CTCAACCTGTATCTTGTCCTGGCTCCAATTGATGGACAAAGTATGCCGAAACTGGAGAAGCCCTACCTCAGTTGCCAGCCAACGTTCTCAGTTCGTCATCTCTGCCAG TTCGTTGCTCTTCAGCTGTCCCGGCAAGCCAAGGAAGTGGAGATTTACTTCAGGAAGAACTCCAGAGACGGATCCTTTGCAATAGAAGAGACCGGTACAGACGAGGCAATGCTGGATCGGTTCGATGGCCTGGAAAGGTTGAAGGAAGAGAAATCTCTTTCGGAGCTTTACCCTTCGTTCGCCTCCGGTGCTGGGGACCTG GAGCTGCTGTACTCCCTGAAGACACAAGGGTAG
- the LOC124707389 gene encoding ribosomal protein L11 methyltransferase-like has translation MLPPLRVGRAPLRRLGRLLLASPQTLSLCSPSTATGRGGGGISPNVLMLSARPSACRGGDGSPAARAPSGASSRGFCARAVSVDDEAPSSSAAAAGGVYDLSAPYFSVRIRCRKEDADLLSESLLCFGACSVTVDDIADAANLDEISITAIFAYGENVGSSVSSAASSAGLDYSPVYETSVGKQCDWVTLVQESYESTKVIDGLWIIPKWRTPPDPQATNIIINPGLAFGTGEHPTTKLCLLFLKEVITGGERVLDYGTGTGILSIAALKMGAALSTGIDIDPQAVASAHENRLLNGMDSNKMPVYLVPAGAEPSSFSSSIDKSEERKPSSDPELKSSKGTFDIVAANILLNPLLELVEDIVGYTKTGGTIAVSGILCEQVPKVEKAYSRYLDNVSVSEMDGWACLQGTRKA, from the exons ATGCTGCCGCCGTTGCGCGTCGGCCGCGCCCctctccgccgcctcggccgcctcCTGCTCGCCTCGCCCCAAACCCTATCGCTCTGCTCCCCTAGCACGGCCACcggcagaggcggcggcggcatctcgccCAATGTCCTGATGCTGTCCGCTCGACCCTCGGCGTGCCGCGGCGGCGATGGCTCCCCTGCCGCAAGGGCACCGAGCGGCGCCTCGTCGAGAGGCTTCTGCGCCCGCGCGGTTAGCGTGGACGACGAGGCTCCCTCCagctccgcggccgcggccggcgGCGTCTACGATCTGTCCGCGCCTTACTTCTCCGTCCGCATCCGCTGCCGCAAGGAGGACGCT GATTTGCTCTCCGAGTCTCTCCTGTGTTTTGGCGCTTGCTCCGTCACCGTGGACGACATTGCCGACGCTGCAAATCTCGACGAG ATCTCCATAACCGCCATATTTGCGTACGGGGAAAACGTTGGCTCGAGCGTGTCGAGTGCAGCAAGCTCAGCTGGTCTGGACTACAGCCCAGTGTATGAAACCTCTGTAGGAAAGCAGTGTGATTGGGTGACACTTGTGCAG GAATCGTATGAGTCTACTAAAGTTATCGATGGCCTCTGGATTATTCCTAAATGGAGAACTCCCCCT GATCCACAGGCCACAAATATAATCATCAATCCAGGTTTGGCTTTTGGAACTGGGGAGCATCCCACAACTAAGTTGTGCCTTCTATTTCTGAAGGAAGTGATTACAGGGGGTGAGCGTGTCTTGGACTATGGAACCGGCACCGGAATATTGAGTATTGCAGCTCTGAAG ATGGGCGCAGCTCTATCCACGGGGATAGACATAGACCCTCAAGCTGTAGCATCTGCTCATGAGAACAGGTTGCTGAATGGTATGGATTCGAACAAGATGCCAGTTTACTTGGTACCAGCGGGTGCCGAGCCTTCATCCTTCTCAAGCAGCATTGACAAATCAGAAGAGAGAAAACCCAGCAGTGACCCTGAGCTGAAGTCCTCAAAGGGTACATTCGACATCGTTGCAGCAAATATACTGCTGAATCCCTTGCTAGAGCTGGTCGAGGACATAGTTGGTTATACAAAAACTGGTGGAACAATTGCTGTTTCAGGCATATTGTGTGAGCAG GTTCCAAAGGTCGAAAAGGCTTATTCCAGGTACTTGGATAATGTGTCAGTATCTGAAATGGATGGATGGGCCTGCCTTCAGGGAACAAGAAAAGCGTAG